Proteins from a single region of Runella sp. SP2:
- a CDS encoding MarR family winged helix-turn-helix transcriptional regulator, translating into MNYALLQELIGHLANYEAQRSPLQRKDMEGFVAYLNQQVFAKSSDPELKFENGETVEVLLSQLVAFLYRYAKGYIKKALDSAHLITIDDFSYLAGIWQTGGCTKTEIIDMNIHEKTTGMEVIKRLLNNGLVEQTDDPKDRRSKRLLITAKGMGVLFGTFEEMRKASLIIAGTLNEIEKMQLLHLLQKLHFFHKPLFLNERETGLDGLLKIVEGAK; encoded by the coding sequence ATGAACTACGCACTATTACAAGAGCTGATTGGGCACTTAGCCAACTACGAAGCGCAGCGTTCACCGCTGCAACGGAAGGACATGGAGGGGTTTGTGGCGTACCTCAATCAACAAGTTTTTGCCAAATCATCAGACCCCGAATTAAAATTTGAAAATGGGGAAACGGTAGAGGTACTGTTGTCGCAGTTGGTGGCGTTTTTGTATCGCTATGCCAAAGGGTATATCAAAAAAGCGCTGGACTCTGCTCACCTGATTACGATTGACGATTTTTCGTATCTGGCGGGTATTTGGCAGACAGGCGGCTGCACCAAAACGGAGATTATTGACATGAACATTCACGAAAAAACCACGGGGATGGAAGTCATCAAGCGGTTATTGAATAATGGCCTCGTCGAACAAACCGACGACCCAAAAGACCGCCGAAGCAAACGGTTGTTGATTACGGCCAAAGGAATGGGGGTACTTTTTGGAACGTTTGAAGAAATGCGAAAAGCGAGTTTGATTATTGCAGGAACGCTCAATGAAATCGAAAAAATGCAGTTGTTGCACTTACTTCAAAAACTGCACTTTTTCCATAAACCGCTGTTTCTCAATGAACGCGAAACGGGTTTGGATGGGTTATTGAAAATCGTTGAAGGGGCAAAATAA